A single genomic interval of Bradyrhizobium sp. sBnM-33 harbors:
- a CDS encoding helix-turn-helix domain-containing protein, which yields MAKKAFDKIAGGLTEALAIARGNAKPSKLHVPAEIDVRGIRKGLGLSQDEFAQEFGFTINQIRDWEQGRTRPLDGLRAYLMIIERNPQAVLNLLRNNAKVARKTRKAA from the coding sequence ATGGCTAAGAAAGCATTCGACAAGATCGCAGGCGGACTGACCGAAGCGCTGGCCATTGCGCGCGGCAACGCCAAGCCCAGCAAGCTGCACGTTCCGGCCGAGATCGATGTTCGCGGCATTCGCAAAGGGCTTGGACTGTCGCAGGACGAGTTTGCGCAGGAGTTCGGCTTCACCATCAACCAGATCCGCGACTGGGAGCAGGGCCGCACCCGACCGCTGGACGGGTTGCGCGCGTATCTGATGATCATCGAGCGCAACCCGCAGGCCGTTCTCAATCTGCTTCGCAACAATGCCAAGGTGGCGCGGAAGACCCGTAAAGCGGCCTAA
- a CDS encoding type II toxin-antitoxin system RelE/ParE family toxin, which produces MHTVAQTKSFDAAAKQAGLTEDEISDIVSYLAEHPEAGEEMVGTGGCRKLRFGGRGKGKRGGYRTITFYSGEIMPVFLITVFAKGEKATLTAKESAALKVLTKLIATEYEKKISSLEKRKVLAG; this is translated from the coding sequence ATGCATACTGTTGCACAAACCAAGTCGTTTGACGCTGCCGCCAAACAGGCGGGTCTGACTGAGGACGAGATTTCCGACATCGTATCCTATCTGGCGGAACATCCTGAAGCCGGCGAGGAAATGGTTGGCACCGGGGGGTGCCGGAAGCTCCGGTTTGGCGGTCGCGGCAAGGGCAAGCGCGGCGGCTACCGGACGATCACGTTCTACTCTGGTGAGATCATGCCTGTGTTTCTCATCACAGTGTTTGCGAAAGGCGAGAAGGCAACGTTGACGGCGAAGGAATCGGCAGCGCTGAAGGTGCTGACCAAACTGATCGCGACGGAATACGAAAAGAAAATCTCCAGCTTGGAAAAGCGGAAAGTGTTGGCGGGCTGA
- a CDS encoding DUF6130 family protein, translating to MTLLIKTLATVAVGTVFATSAFAQSAREIRGASPFETIANEPAAKLIVDPPPPGPLAQGQFLAQYRVENVRLLQVFGPGALSVLRPRRKPVRPLRPASPSC from the coding sequence ATGACCCTGCTCATCAAGACGCTTGCCACAGTCGCGGTTGGAACTGTGTTCGCTACGAGCGCCTTCGCCCAGAGCGCGAGGGAGATCCGCGGCGCTTCGCCGTTCGAAACAATCGCGAACGAGCCCGCGGCCAAACTGATTGTGGATCCACCGCCTCCCGGTCCGCTGGCCCAGGGCCAATTCCTGGCCCAGTACCGGGTGGAGAACGTGCGTCTCTTACAGGTATTCGGGCCGGGCGCCCTCAGCGTTCTGAGGCCACGCCGGAAGCCTGTGCGACCATTGCGGCCGGCGTCGCCATCCTGCTGA
- a CDS encoding GcrA family cell cycle regulator — translation MISWTTQKISLLTGLGPNASAGQISRRLNRSRASVCGKAIRLRRRDLLPAGVEKHLEVKPVQTRPSSTTTMVTSIMLAKPTPPVDDTVPPREMRRCSLLELDNGECRWPLSDVHQAVALFCGEAAVPGFPYCGYHLRMARYDSGLPQSERGAFRVSRGSSRIAVGSLPVG, via the coding sequence ATGATATCTTGGACCACCCAAAAAATCTCCCTGCTCACCGGCCTTGGGCCGAACGCATCAGCCGGGCAAATCTCGAGGCGGTTGAACCGCTCGCGCGCGTCGGTATGCGGAAAGGCAATACGGCTGCGCCGCCGTGATTTGTTGCCGGCCGGCGTGGAAAAACATCTTGAGGTGAAACCGGTGCAGACGCGGCCGAGTTCCACCACGACAATGGTCACATCGATCATGCTGGCAAAGCCGACACCACCGGTCGATGACACTGTGCCGCCGCGGGAAATGCGGCGCTGCTCGCTACTCGAACTCGATAACGGCGAATGCCGCTGGCCGCTTAGCGACGTACACCAGGCCGTGGCGCTGTTTTGTGGCGAGGCCGCGGTGCCAGGCTTTCCCTACTGCGGGTATCATCTGCGGATGGCGCGATACGACAGCGGTCTGCCGCAATCCGAGCGCGGTGCATTTCGGGTTAGCAGAGGTTCCAGTAGGATTGCCGTGGGTTCGCTGCCGGTTGGCTGA
- a CDS encoding ABC transporter substrate-binding protein, with protein sequence MRHALKLGVLLLSLVSGGVAAEPIVFGQTLPYSGPTSGWSAMGKVQAAYFKMINATGGVRGRQLQQLSLDDAYTPSKTVEQTRRLVESENVLFMFGSLGDTTQAAVQKYLNSKKVPQIFIFAGGTRWNDPEHFPWTMQWPPTFRTEALLYAKYIQQSHPNARIAVLYQNSDFGKDYLKGLEAGLGAAAGRMIVARASYEPTSPTVDSEMATLASSKATVFFNASTPKFAAQAIRKAAELNWRPTQVLALPSASIQTVLEPAGLDHSVGIISSTYMKDVRDPQWASDAGLKKYRDFMSRYVPGANAADVFNVSGYLAAQALVHVLQECGDDLSRENVMKQATSISNLELDMLLPGIRLNNSANNYSPIGQLRMMRFNGSSWELFGEVLAE encoded by the coding sequence ATGCGCCATGCACTCAAACTAGGCGTGCTTTTGCTCTCCCTTGTATCGGGTGGCGTTGCGGCCGAGCCAATCGTCTTCGGCCAGACGTTGCCCTATAGCGGTCCGACCTCTGGCTGGAGCGCTATGGGAAAAGTACAAGCCGCCTACTTCAAAATGATCAACGCGACCGGAGGCGTTAGGGGGCGTCAGCTTCAGCAGCTGTCTCTTGACGATGCGTATACCCCGTCGAAAACGGTAGAGCAGACCCGAAGGCTCGTCGAGTCGGAGAACGTGTTGTTCATGTTCGGATCGCTAGGAGACACCACCCAAGCGGCGGTTCAGAAGTACCTCAATTCCAAGAAAGTTCCCCAAATCTTTATCTTCGCGGGGGGCACCCGGTGGAACGATCCGGAGCACTTCCCTTGGACCATGCAATGGCCGCCTACTTTCAGGACCGAAGCCCTATTGTACGCAAAGTACATCCAGCAGAGTCATCCGAACGCGAGGATCGCCGTCCTCTATCAGAACAGCGACTTTGGAAAGGACTATCTGAAGGGACTGGAGGCGGGGCTTGGCGCGGCAGCAGGGCGTATGATCGTAGCCCGAGCATCCTATGAGCCGACGAGTCCCACTGTCGATTCAGAAATGGCCACCCTTGCGTCGTCGAAGGCGACCGTTTTTTTCAACGCGAGCACCCCCAAGTTCGCGGCACAAGCGATCCGAAAGGCGGCCGAACTCAATTGGAGGCCAACGCAGGTCTTGGCCCTTCCGTCAGCATCTATCCAGACCGTGCTGGAGCCTGCCGGTCTGGACCATTCGGTCGGCATTATTTCCAGCACGTACATGAAGGACGTCCGGGATCCGCAGTGGGCAAGCGACGCCGGCCTGAAGAAGTACCGCGATTTCATGAGCAGATACGTTCCGGGTGCCAACGCAGCCGACGTTTTCAATGTGTCTGGCTATCTTGCTGCTCAAGCGCTAGTTCACGTTCTGCAAGAGTGCGGCGATGACCTCAGCCGGGAAAATGTAATGAAGCAGGCGACGTCCATTTCCAACCTGGAATTGGATATGTTGCTGCCGGGGATCAGACTTAACAATAGCGCGAACAACTATTCCCCGATAGGTCAGCTGAGAATGATGCGGTTCAATGGTTCGAGCTGGGAGTTGTTCGGCGAAGTGCTCGCGGAATAA
- a CDS encoding ATP-binding protein, translating to MAQLREWLEARGLGRYADALLAQDIEFDILPQLTDADLTAAGLPVGARKRLLQAIEGLRNLADPAMQSMGSPTIVPTTEPATEAERRQLTVLFCDVVGSTHLAETLDAEDLRNLLLSFQKVCAEVVQRHEGQIGLFIGDGVSAYFGYPRAHEDSAQRAVQAGLDILAGLTELGTEGLEARCGVHTGPVVVGEMGVGEKRLRDGIVGEAPNIAARLQALAPPGSLVMSEATQRLVEGFFEVEPLGAQMLKGVGAPVAIYRVLRPSAAPNRFEAKRGQFLTPLIGRESELGFLTRQWENAMKGEGQAVLLQGEAGIGKSRLLQALRMQLRETPHFEIVFYGSPQHQTSALWPVIQQLHRALGSAGEKYDVARRERLRHFVGDLDLDSADVVEPLAMLLGLSPDTGWDAGPADPEQVRRAVFAALSRLASAMQRRSPLLVVVEDAHWIDPSTTELVGQMLSDMASQRLFVLLTARPEFRAPWSNSLQVAALPLERLSRHETEAMIHDVAPDLPAAMLAQLVARTDGVPLFIEELTKSVAESRSNFGFGAAVEIPATLQAALHSRLDRLAPIRQIIQVAALLGRVFDADLLVEVSQRDAATVKRALHDLIEAELIYPQGDPHCESYQFKHALIQDASIGTLLRNQRAQLHRQIAVTLVELRADAVERNPEFLAHHLQEAGDWGGALEHWQKAGAAAMARAASQEAVSHFANAINCSKRLDDVSGGAERMARLHLAMANALMQVEGYRSERLGLALEDARRAAADTASVELQCEVALASAAFLFATGRNRDYLALADQQLGNHAGLLPPAYVSGLWSSKGVAHFNRGEWRLAIEALRNARDLIDQIDASRRILLGGADQSISTQSYLFRSLVAMGFIDEAVETAERFVQTIERMEKPFDIAWALFLRCNLSALLGRNDVLLQDTAKIIEISERHGYTTRLSYGLSLRGLARSRLGELSAGIDDVREGMVLWRGQDVVFNTPERICWLCDLLVQAGRLQEASQLLDEADALVIDTDEAGALAEGIRIRGQIAACGNDLTGAVRLFEKAIAISQRQEARLFELRATTQLASVLARQGRAQAGETRLHAIIDAFDTKHEIVDLAAARKVLDTLHR from the coding sequence ATGGCACAACTTCGCGAGTGGCTGGAGGCGCGAGGACTGGGGCGCTATGCGGACGCGCTACTGGCTCAGGACATCGAATTCGACATCCTGCCCCAACTGACAGATGCAGACCTGACGGCGGCCGGTCTGCCGGTTGGTGCTCGCAAGCGCCTGCTCCAGGCGATTGAGGGACTGCGCAACCTCGCGGACCCAGCGATGCAGTCAATGGGGTCGCCGACGATCGTCCCGACAACGGAGCCGGCAACTGAAGCGGAACGACGGCAACTGACCGTTCTTTTTTGCGACGTCGTCGGCTCGACCCACCTCGCGGAGACGTTAGATGCGGAAGATCTGCGAAATCTGCTGCTGTCATTCCAGAAGGTGTGCGCAGAGGTGGTTCAGCGCCATGAAGGGCAAATCGGCCTTTTCATCGGCGACGGCGTGTCCGCCTATTTCGGTTATCCGCGGGCCCATGAGGATTCCGCCCAGCGTGCAGTCCAGGCGGGCCTCGACATCCTGGCCGGGTTGACAGAGCTTGGGACAGAAGGTCTCGAAGCCCGCTGCGGTGTCCACACTGGCCCGGTCGTGGTAGGCGAAATGGGAGTAGGCGAGAAACGCCTTCGTGACGGCATCGTTGGCGAAGCGCCAAATATTGCCGCACGACTGCAAGCCTTGGCACCGCCCGGTAGTCTGGTCATGAGCGAAGCGACGCAGCGCCTCGTGGAGGGCTTCTTCGAGGTTGAGCCGCTTGGCGCGCAAATGCTCAAGGGCGTCGGCGCACCGGTTGCAATCTATCGGGTGCTGCGCCCCAGCGCCGCCCCCAACCGCTTTGAGGCCAAACGGGGACAATTCTTGACCCCACTCATCGGCCGCGAGAGCGAACTCGGCTTTCTCACCCGGCAGTGGGAGAACGCGATGAAAGGCGAAGGCCAGGCCGTGCTGCTTCAGGGAGAAGCCGGCATCGGCAAATCCCGCCTGCTGCAGGCGCTTCGCATGCAGCTTCGCGAAACGCCGCACTTCGAGATTGTCTTTTATGGTTCTCCCCAACATCAGACCAGCGCGCTTTGGCCGGTGATCCAACAATTGCACCGGGCGCTGGGTTCTGCCGGCGAAAAGTACGATGTCGCGCGGCGCGAACGCCTTCGACACTTTGTCGGCGATCTCGATTTGGACAGTGCCGATGTGGTCGAACCGCTCGCTATGCTGCTGGGTCTTTCTCCGGATACCGGGTGGGATGCCGGCCCAGCCGATCCTGAACAGGTTCGCCGAGCTGTCTTCGCTGCCCTGTCGCGGCTTGCCTCAGCGATGCAGCGGCGAAGTCCACTGCTCGTGGTTGTCGAGGATGCCCACTGGATTGATCCCTCGACAACAGAACTTGTCGGTCAGATGCTTTCTGACATGGCGTCCCAGCGGCTTTTCGTGCTGCTGACCGCCCGACCGGAGTTTCGGGCGCCGTGGTCGAACTCATTGCAGGTGGCTGCCTTGCCGCTCGAGAGGCTCAGCCGCCACGAGACCGAAGCGATGATACATGACGTCGCGCCCGATCTGCCGGCAGCCATGTTGGCGCAATTGGTCGCCAGGACCGACGGTGTGCCGCTATTCATCGAAGAGCTAACCAAATCGGTCGCCGAAAGCAGGAGTAATTTCGGCTTCGGCGCGGCCGTCGAGATCCCTGCGACCCTGCAGGCCGCGCTTCACTCCCGTTTGGATCGTCTGGCGCCGATCCGGCAAATCATTCAGGTGGCGGCGCTCTTGGGTCGGGTGTTCGACGCCGATCTTCTGGTCGAGGTGAGCCAGCGAGATGCTGCCACGGTGAAACGGGCACTGCACGACCTGATCGAGGCTGAGCTTATCTACCCGCAAGGAGACCCCCACTGCGAAAGCTATCAGTTCAAACACGCCCTGATTCAGGACGCGTCCATCGGCACCCTTCTTCGCAACCAGCGGGCCCAATTACACCGCCAGATCGCGGTTACCCTGGTCGAGCTTCGCGCCGATGCGGTCGAGCGTAATCCGGAGTTCCTGGCGCATCATCTTCAGGAGGCCGGCGATTGGGGCGGCGCGCTCGAACACTGGCAAAAGGCGGGAGCGGCCGCCATGGCCAGGGCTGCCAGCCAGGAGGCGGTATCGCACTTTGCCAATGCGATCAACTGCAGCAAGAGACTTGATGATGTGTCCGGCGGCGCCGAGCGGATGGCACGTCTCCACTTGGCGATGGCCAATGCCTTGATGCAGGTGGAAGGCTATCGTTCCGAGCGCCTTGGTCTGGCGCTTGAAGATGCACGTCGTGCCGCCGCGGACACTGCATCGGTCGAATTGCAGTGTGAAGTGGCGCTTGCGTCCGCTGCGTTTCTTTTTGCCACCGGGCGCAATCGCGATTATCTGGCGCTCGCCGATCAGCAACTGGGAAATCACGCCGGTCTGCTACCTCCGGCCTATGTGAGCGGCCTTTGGTCGTCAAAGGGAGTTGCTCATTTCAACCGGGGAGAATGGCGCCTCGCGATAGAGGCGCTGCGTAACGCCCGAGATCTGATCGATCAGATTGACGCCAGCCGTCGTATTTTGCTGGGAGGCGCGGATCAATCCATTTCGACCCAGTCTTACCTTTTCCGATCCCTGGTTGCGATGGGCTTCATTGATGAGGCCGTCGAAACCGCAGAGCGCTTTGTTCAAACGATTGAGCGGATGGAGAAGCCCTTCGACATCGCTTGGGCTCTTTTCTTGAGGTGCAATTTATCCGCGCTGCTCGGCCGAAACGATGTGCTACTGCAGGACACTGCAAAGATAATCGAGATCAGCGAACGCCACGGATACACGACCCGGCTTAGCTATGGTCTTTCATTGCGCGGACTTGCGCGCTCGCGATTGGGTGAACTGAGTGCCGGCATCGACGATGTCCGCGAGGGAATGGTGCTTTGGCGTGGTCAGGACGTCGTATTTAATACGCCAGAGCGAATATGCTGGCTCTGTGATCTTCTGGTGCAGGCGGGCCGCCTCCAGGAGGCATCACAACTGCTGGATGAGGCCGATGCCCTCGTTATCGATACCGACGAAGCAGGCGCCTTGGCTGAAGGCATCCGCATTCGCGGCCAAATCGCCGCTTGCGGAAACGATCTGACGGGCGCTGTTCGCTTATTCGAAAAAGCGATTGCCATTTCCCAGCGCCAGGAAGCGCGACTGTTCGAGCTGCGCGCCACCACACAACTGGCATCAGTCCTCGCACGTCAAGGGCGTGCCCAGGCGGGTGAGACGCGCCTGCACGCCATCATCGACGCATTCGACACCAAGCACGAAATCGTTGATCTTGCCGCTGCTCGAAAAGTTCTGGACACGTTGCACAGATAG
- a CDS encoding ester cyclase produces the protein MVSITAVANDFFAACETGKGWEVCRTYCTPNATFAAQAEPLAEIKTLAEYADWMKGLMTIMPDGSYEVKSFATDSERNNVAAYAVFSGTHTGPGGPCEPTGKKTTSDYVYVMQFTGDKISHMTKIWHSGMALKELGWV, from the coding sequence ATGGTGTCGATCACGGCAGTTGCCAATGATTTCTTTGCCGCCTGCGAGACTGGAAAGGGTTGGGAAGTCTGCAGGACTTACTGTACTCCAAACGCGACCTTCGCTGCTCAGGCCGAACCGCTTGCAGAGATCAAAACTCTTGCAGAATACGCGGATTGGATGAAGGGGCTAATGACGATTATGCCGGACGGTAGCTACGAGGTGAAATCCTTCGCCACAGACTCCGAGCGAAACAATGTAGCTGCCTATGCTGTCTTTTCGGGTACTCACACCGGTCCCGGCGGTCCGTGTGAGCCGACCGGCAAGAAGACGACGTCGGACTATGTCTACGTAATGCAATTTACTGGCGACAAGATCAGCCACATGACGAAGATCTGGCATTCTGGTATGGCCCTGAAGGAATTGGGATGGGTGTGA
- a CDS encoding adenylate/guanylate cyclase domain-containing protein: protein MTREQRRFAADVVGYSRLMGRDESGTVARLREHRKLHLEPVLAGHGGRLVKLTGDGALVEFASAVDALGAAIEFQQVMAEANRDQPQGDAIVFRIGLHLGDLIVDGDDLYGDGVNVAARLEAEATPGGIVISGDLHNAVAGRLKATFVALGELSLKNIERPVRAFGVQMDGIPATAAPPHATDVLLTLPDKPSIAVLPFENMSRDPEQEYFVDGLVEDIITGLSRFKSLFVIARNSTFVYKGKSPDIRQVGRELGVRYVLEGSVRKVGNRIRITGQLIDAANGTHLWADRFDGALEDVFELQDRVTENVVGIIAPRVEQAEIERARSKPARNLEAYDLVLRAVALTRIRRRPEVEQALGLLRQAVQIDPSYARGMANLSLCCWIFIAQGFGHRDNPLVADMNEVAQRAVALDPGDSEVVAVAALILGVSGDMETGLALVEKAIGLNRNNAEAFRVGGISTRIGARSIGRSSICSNASALIHWTRAGVGVWPTRLPILARAIMKKSWIGRRASFASAPMSRARFATARRASLFSAAQTRRGRSSPDCSSMRRATPYPRCAGTTSST from the coding sequence TTGACCCGTGAGCAGCGCCGCTTTGCAGCCGACGTGGTCGGCTATTCCCGCCTGATGGGGCGGGACGAAAGTGGTACCGTGGCGCGCCTGCGGGAACACCGCAAACTGCACCTGGAACCTGTGCTGGCCGGCCATGGCGGCCGCTTGGTTAAGCTGACCGGCGATGGCGCGCTGGTCGAGTTTGCGAGCGCCGTCGATGCACTAGGCGCTGCCATCGAATTCCAGCAGGTCATGGCCGAGGCCAATCGTGACCAGCCCCAAGGCGATGCCATCGTGTTCCGGATCGGCCTGCATCTCGGCGACCTGATCGTGGACGGCGACGATCTATACGGTGACGGCGTGAACGTAGCCGCGAGGCTGGAGGCCGAAGCGACGCCGGGTGGCATCGTGATTTCGGGTGACCTGCACAATGCCGTCGCTGGCCGATTGAAGGCGACGTTCGTGGCCTTGGGAGAGCTGTCGCTTAAGAACATCGAGCGGCCGGTGCGCGCCTTTGGAGTGCAGATGGACGGTATCCCGGCCACGGCGGCCCCGCCCCACGCCACTGACGTGCTCCTGACACTACCCGACAAGCCGTCCATCGCCGTGCTGCCGTTTGAGAATATGAGCCGCGACCCGGAGCAGGAATATTTCGTCGATGGTCTCGTGGAGGACATCATCACGGGGCTTTCACGTTTCAAGTCGCTCTTCGTCATCGCGCGAAATTCGACCTTCGTGTACAAGGGCAAATCGCCAGACATCCGGCAAGTCGGGCGCGAACTCGGGGTGCGCTATGTGCTTGAGGGTAGCGTCCGCAAGGTGGGCAATCGCATTCGCATCACCGGACAGCTGATAGACGCAGCTAACGGCACACATTTGTGGGCAGACCGCTTTGATGGCGCGCTCGAAGACGTGTTCGAGCTTCAAGACCGCGTGACCGAAAACGTAGTTGGCATCATCGCGCCGCGGGTGGAACAGGCCGAGATCGAGCGCGCCCGAAGCAAGCCTGCGCGCAATCTGGAGGCGTACGACCTGGTCTTGCGCGCCGTTGCGCTGACGCGAATCCGACGGCGGCCGGAGGTCGAGCAGGCGCTCGGCCTGCTTAGACAGGCGGTGCAGATTGATCCGAGCTACGCACGAGGCATGGCCAATCTATCGCTCTGTTGCTGGATATTCATTGCTCAGGGCTTCGGACATCGAGACAACCCTCTAGTCGCAGATATGAACGAGGTGGCTCAAAGGGCGGTCGCGCTCGACCCGGGCGATTCCGAAGTCGTAGCCGTCGCTGCCCTTATCCTCGGTGTGTCGGGCGACATGGAGACCGGCTTAGCCTTAGTGGAGAAGGCCATAGGTCTCAATCGCAACAATGCCGAAGCGTTTCGGGTGGGGGGAATCTCTACGCGTATAGGGGCGAGATCGATAGGGCGGTCGAGCATCTGCAGCAATGCGAGCGCCTTAATCCATTGGACGCGGGCTGGAGTGGGAGTGTGGCCTACCCGATTGCCTATTTTGGCGCGGGCGATCATGAAAAAGTCGTGGATTGGACGGCGCGCATCCTTCGCGAGCGCCCCAATGTCGCGGGCGCGCTTCGCTACCGCGCGGCGAGCCTCGCTCTTCTCGGCCGCACAGACGAGGCGCGGCAGGTCATCGCCCGATTGCTCGAGCATGCGCCGGGCTACACCGTATCCGAGGTGCGCAGGCACCACGAGTTCGACATGA
- a CDS encoding sodium:proton antiporter yields MLRAAAIGVTLTMAFPTIASASEGAHLVGSQLSLLWGLPFVGILTSIALFPLIAPKFWEHHFGKIAAFWAAMLLVPCAISLGPLVTATELHHTAVLEYFPFIILLFSLFVVAGGIQLVGNLIGNPATNTAMLAIGTMAASLVGTTGASMLLIRPLIRANQDRHRNRHVFIFFIFLVANIGGSLTPLGDPPLFLGFLKGVDFLWTMTAMFPPMLVASAVLLVLFYFIDRHHWRKEGADWPISHLPRQLRIEGLHNIVYLAGIIAAVLLSGVWKPDVDIPLGLGVALPLEGLVRDIILLALGYLSWRTTPRSIRVENAFAWTPIQEVAFLFAGIFVTIIPVLAILRAGRDGALAPLLTLVTTPDGRPIEAAYFWLTGALSSFLDNAPTYLVFFNLAGGDAQLLMGPLFNTLLAISAGAVFMGANTYIGNAPNFMVKAICEERGIRMPSFFGYMLWSGGILLPLFAVLTLIFFR; encoded by the coding sequence ATGCTGCGCGCGGCCGCTATTGGCGTGACACTCACGATGGCTTTTCCGACCATAGCATCTGCAAGCGAGGGGGCCCATCTAGTCGGTTCACAGCTAAGCTTGCTGTGGGGACTGCCGTTCGTCGGCATCCTAACGTCGATTGCGCTCTTTCCTCTAATCGCGCCAAAGTTCTGGGAGCATCACTTCGGCAAGATCGCGGCGTTCTGGGCCGCAATGCTCTTGGTGCCGTGCGCCATATCCTTAGGCCCTTTGGTCACCGCAACCGAGCTGCATCATACGGCCGTATTGGAATACTTTCCGTTCATCATCCTTCTCTTTTCGCTATTCGTCGTGGCAGGCGGGATCCAGCTTGTGGGAAATCTCATCGGCAATCCCGCAACGAACACCGCGATGCTGGCCATCGGGACAATGGCGGCAAGCCTCGTCGGCACTACTGGCGCATCGATGTTATTGATTCGTCCTCTCATTCGCGCGAACCAAGATCGTCACCGTAACCGTCATGTGTTCATATTCTTCATCTTTCTTGTCGCTAACATTGGGGGCTCCCTGACGCCCCTTGGCGACCCTCCGTTATTTCTTGGTTTCTTGAAAGGCGTGGACTTTCTCTGGACGATGACGGCGATGTTTCCGCCGATGCTTGTCGCCAGTGCTGTTCTATTAGTGCTCTTCTATTTCATAGACCGCCATCATTGGCGGAAGGAAGGGGCTGACTGGCCGATCAGTCACCTGCCGCGTCAATTGAGGATAGAGGGCTTGCATAACATCGTGTATCTGGCGGGCATCATAGCTGCGGTTCTCTTGAGCGGCGTGTGGAAGCCGGACGTGGACATCCCACTTGGTTTGGGTGTCGCGCTGCCATTGGAAGGGCTGGTCCGGGACATCATTCTTCTGGCGCTCGGATACCTTTCTTGGCGCACGACGCCGCGATCGATTCGTGTCGAAAACGCGTTCGCATGGACGCCCATTCAAGAGGTGGCATTTCTCTTCGCCGGGATTTTCGTCACCATCATTCCGGTGCTGGCGATCCTTCGCGCAGGACGAGACGGTGCTTTGGCGCCGCTCTTGACGCTCGTCACCACGCCTGACGGACGCCCGATCGAGGCCGCCTATTTTTGGCTCACGGGGGCGTTGTCAAGTTTTCTCGACAACGCACCCACTTATCTCGTTTTCTTCAACTTAGCAGGAGGCGACGCACAACTACTCATGGGGCCGCTGTTTAATACATTGCTCGCCATTTCGGCAGGCGCGGTGTTTATGGGCGCCAACACCTACATCGGAAATGCGCCGAACTTCATGGTGAAAGCCATCTGTGAAGAACGGGGCATTCGGATGCCGAGCTTCTTCGGCTACATGCTCTGGTCAGGCGGAATATTGCTTCCCTTGTTTGCAGTGCTCACCCTTATTTTTTTCAGGTGA
- a CDS encoding tyrosine-type recombinase/integrase yields MNMVVQLRASQSEKPTVRGGRAKNADYRQREYLTEGEIDSLLATAGNSRNPVRDRLLILMAFRHALRVSELVDIRWQQIDLDTATVHIRRAKNGTPGIHGLQGDELRLLRALRRERPHADFVFLSERKAPLSVDGAQKLIERLGVAAELPFPIHAHMLRHAAGYALAGRGIDTRTLQAFMGHRSIANTVVYTAVADKRVRNIWGK; encoded by the coding sequence ATGAATATGGTTGTCCAATTACGGGCCTCGCAGTCTGAAAAGCCGACAGTTCGCGGCGGTCGGGCTAAGAACGCTGATTACCGGCAGCGCGAGTACCTGACGGAGGGCGAGATCGATAGCCTGCTGGCCACCGCCGGCAACAGCCGTAACCCGGTCCGCGATCGGCTGCTCATCCTCATGGCCTTCCGGCACGCCTTGCGGGTCAGTGAGCTGGTCGACATTCGCTGGCAGCAGATTGATCTCGATACCGCGACCGTCCATATCCGCCGCGCCAAGAACGGCACGCCTGGCATCCACGGCTTGCAGGGTGACGAGCTACGGCTGTTGCGGGCGCTACGGCGCGAGCGTCCTCACGCTGATTTCGTGTTCCTGTCCGAGCGCAAGGCGCCCCTATCCGTCGACGGTGCTCAGAAGCTAATAGAACGGCTTGGCGTGGCCGCTGAGCTGCCATTCCCGATCCATGCTCACATGCTGCGCCATGCTGCGGGGTACGCCCTGGCTGGTCGAGGGATCGATACAAGGACGCTGCAGGCCTTTATGGGCCATCGCTCGATCGCGAACACGGTTGTCTACACCGCGGTGGCTGACAAGCGCGTCCGCAACATCTGGGGCAAATAA